One region of Limnospira fusiformis SAG 85.79 genomic DNA includes:
- a CDS encoding DUF2839 family protein, protein MGEAKRRKEMMGEKYGKEE, encoded by the coding sequence ATGGGTGAAGCTAAACGTCGCAAAGAGATGATGGGGGAAAAGTACGGTAAGGAGGAATAG
- a CDS encoding ammonium transporter translates to MLKRQKSRTRSYRQFAEVVGSAPQPTPSILQPKRPRWLSPSLLGCIPLTALIIIFWSLAAVAQDDAQPITPEYVQGVLNTIWIVIASILVIFMNAGFGMLETGFCRHKNAVNILSKNLIVFAIATLIYWFFGFSVMFGGENPFIGGGGFFLTGEPSVYGLDPFPEGLPKEVFFLFQVAFAGTAATIVSGAVAERIEFVAFLIFSLLLVGISYPITGHWVWTDNGWLASMDFHDFAGSTVVHSVGGWAALMGAAFLGPRMGKYGPSGEPRAIPGHNMSIATLGCLILWIGWFGFNPGSELAANENVPYIALTTNLAASAGGVTATLTSWIKDGKPDLSMIINGILAGLVGITAGCDAVPLWAAVVIGAIAGVIVVYSVAFFDRIQIDDPVGATSVHLVCGIWGTLAVGIFGGANLGVQILGVLSIGGFTVVMTTIFWLAIRAMVGIRVNPEHEYEGLDIAEHGMEAYNGFLKEVGPASVGGIDPGIPSREGGIGRSY, encoded by the coding sequence ATGTTGAAACGCCAAAAGTCGAGAACCAGAAGTTATCGGCAATTTGCTGAGGTAGTTGGATCTGCGCCTCAGCCTACTCCGTCAATTTTGCAGCCCAAAAGACCCAGATGGCTTTCTCCTAGCCTACTAGGGTGCATTCCTCTCACGGCCCTGATTATTATATTTTGGAGTTTAGCAGCAGTCGCCCAAGACGACGCACAACCCATAACTCCCGAATATGTGCAGGGTGTTTTAAATACCATTTGGATTGTGATTGCCAGTATTTTGGTAATCTTTATGAACGCTGGTTTCGGGATGTTAGAAACCGGATTTTGTCGTCACAAAAACGCCGTTAACATTCTCTCCAAAAACCTAATCGTATTTGCGATCGCCACCCTAATTTACTGGTTCTTTGGATTCTCAGTCATGTTCGGAGGGGAAAACCCCTTTATTGGTGGTGGTGGCTTCTTCCTGACTGGAGAGCCCAGCGTTTACGGACTTGACCCATTCCCCGAAGGATTACCCAAAGAAGTTTTCTTTCTGTTCCAGGTCGCCTTCGCAGGTACCGCCGCCACTATTGTATCCGGCGCAGTAGCCGAACGGATCGAATTTGTCGCCTTCCTAATATTTAGCCTATTGCTGGTGGGAATATCCTACCCCATTACCGGACACTGGGTCTGGACTGATAACGGCTGGTTAGCAAGTATGGACTTCCATGATTTTGCCGGATCAACCGTAGTTCACTCCGTGGGAGGATGGGCCGCCCTCATGGGGGCAGCATTCCTCGGACCGCGCATGGGCAAATACGGTCCATCCGGTGAACCTAGGGCGATTCCTGGTCATAACATGAGTATTGCTACCCTGGGATGTTTAATTCTGTGGATCGGCTGGTTTGGATTTAACCCCGGTTCCGAATTGGCTGCTAATGAGAATGTTCCCTATATCGCCTTGACCACGAACTTAGCAGCCTCTGCAGGCGGTGTAACTGCTACCCTCACCTCCTGGATTAAGGATGGTAAACCAGACCTATCCATGATTATCAACGGCATTCTCGCCGGTTTAGTGGGAATTACCGCCGGTTGTGATGCTGTACCCTTGTGGGCTGCAGTTGTAATTGGTGCGATCGCCGGAGTTATCGTCGTCTACTCAGTCGCCTTCTTCGATCGCATTCAGATTGACGACCCGGTGGGTGCTACTTCCGTTCACTTAGTTTGTGGAATTTGGGGAACCCTAGCCGTCGGTATCTTTGGCGGCGCTAATCTCGGCGTTCAAATCCTCGGTGTCCTGTCCATCGGCGGATTTACAGTAGTCATGACGACTATTTTCTGGTTAGCCATCAGAGCGATGGTCGGTATCCGCGTCAATCCTGAACATGAATATGAAGGACTCGACATCGCCGAACATGGTATGGAAGCCTATAACGGATTCCTCAAAGAAGTAGGCCCAGCAAGTGTCGGAGGTATTGACCCCGGTATTCCTAGCCGCGAAGGTGGAATTGGCAGAAGCTATTAA
- the purE gene encoding 5-(carboxyamino)imidazole ribonucleotide mutase: protein MDSISQDPNSSPAQIGIIMGSDSDLPTMSAAIAVCQDFGISWEVAIVSAHRTPDRMFEYAKTALGRGLKVIIAGAGGAAHLPGMVASLTPLPVIGVPVPSRHLMGLDSLYSIVQMPAGIPVATVAIGNAKNAGLLAVQILASHQPELMAKVQAYRQELTESVLEKQTILAQFGYQEYLKQM, encoded by the coding sequence ATGGACTCAATCTCTCAGGACCCTAACTCCTCCCCTGCTCAAATTGGTATTATTATGGGCAGTGATTCTGACCTACCTACCATGTCAGCAGCGATCGCCGTATGTCAAGATTTTGGTATTAGTTGGGAAGTAGCGATCGTATCGGCACACCGTACCCCAGACCGGATGTTTGAGTATGCCAAAACTGCCCTAGGACGCGGATTAAAAGTTATTATAGCTGGTGCAGGCGGCGCGGCTCACTTACCCGGAATGGTTGCATCTCTCACCCCTTTACCTGTGATCGGGGTTCCCGTCCCCAGCCGTCACCTAATGGGACTAGATTCTCTCTATTCTATCGTTCAAATGCCAGCCGGTATTCCTGTGGCTACAGTGGCGATCGGAAACGCTAAAAATGCCGGTCTACTCGCTGTTCAGATTTTGGCTTCTCACCAACCTGAACTCATGGCAAAAGTCCAAGCCTATCGACAAGAGTTAACCGAATCTGTACTCGAAAAACAAACAATCCTTGCACAGTTTGGATATCAAGAATACCTTAAACAAATGTAG
- a CDS encoding reverse transcriptase N-terminal domain-containing protein, whose amino-acid sequence MKSETSVKTTERLEWGDINWKKVERRLFRLQKRIYKASKRGDFKAVRYLQKLLLKSWSAKVLAVRSVTQDNQGKNTAGVDGVKSLCSQARINLVGQLTLGAKPKPTHRVDSTETVVNAPSRNGEQTIFCRAGQGLVRLALEPEWEAKFESNCYGFRPGRSCHDAIKAISNHLESEPKWVLDTQITKCLSDRINGDRLLDKLGTFPKLRRQIRAWLKSGVMDGKQLFPTKEGTPPGGLIQPLLAHIALHGIEEDILKMADQLSGREPVNRHQLCLIRYADKLVILHQDAAVIHHSQQVIREWLKPWGLELKPEQTRIAHTLDGEDAGFDFLGFHIQQYRVGKYHSGKDRKGKSLGFKTIIKPSRNAVTEHYKLLARVIDAHQAAPQAALIRRLNRIILRWSNYYSTVVSKEVLNKLDYLLFGKLRRWANRRHPHQSEKWVANKYWQSIDNRNWAFAVRGHEEIALFKHSQIHIFRYVKGKEAASAEDGNLSYGSTANCGNYQ is encoded by the coding sequence ATGAAATCTGAAACGAGTGTAAAGACTACGGAAAGACTGGAATGGGGTGACATCAACTGGAAAAAGGTTGAACGTCGCTTATTCCGCCTGCAAAAACGAATCTATAAAGCCTCAAAGCGTGGTGATTTCAAAGCAGTTCGCTATCTCCAAAAGTTGTTATTAAAGTCCTGGTCAGCAAAGGTATTAGCGGTTAGATCGGTAACTCAAGATAATCAAGGTAAAAATACGGCGGGTGTGGACGGGGTAAAATCCCTATGCTCACAAGCACGAATCAACCTTGTCGGACAACTGACGCTAGGTGCTAAACCCAAGCCTACCCACAGAGTAGACTCGACAGAAACGGTCGTAAATGCTCCAAGTCGGAATGGAGAACAGACTATATTTTGTCGCGCGGGTCAAGGTTTGGTGAGACTAGCATTAGAACCGGAATGGGAAGCCAAATTTGAATCTAACTGTTATGGATTTAGACCAGGACGCTCATGCCATGATGCCATAAAAGCAATATCCAATCATCTGGAGTCAGAGCCTAAATGGGTGTTAGATACCCAGATCACTAAATGCTTGAGCGATCGCATTAATGGCGATCGCCTGTTGGATAAATTAGGAACATTCCCTAAATTACGCCGACAAATACGAGCATGGCTCAAATCCGGTGTAATGGATGGAAAACAGCTATTTCCGACCAAGGAAGGCACTCCCCCAGGAGGCTTAATCCAGCCATTACTGGCACATATTGCCCTCCACGGCATCGAAGAAGATATCCTAAAGATGGCTGATCAGCTATCTGGAAGAGAGCCAGTTAACCGCCATCAACTATGTTTAATTAGATACGCGGATAAGTTGGTTATACTTCACCAAGATGCTGCTGTAATCCATCACTCCCAACAGGTAATCAGGGAGTGGTTAAAGCCATGGGGTCTTGAATTAAAACCAGAACAAACGAGGATAGCCCATACTCTTGATGGGGAGGATGCGGGTTTCGACTTCCTCGGTTTCCATATTCAACAATACCGAGTCGGAAAATATCACTCTGGAAAGGATAGAAAGGGAAAATCTCTGGGTTTCAAGACTATCATCAAGCCATCCCGAAATGCAGTCACAGAACACTATAAGCTACTGGCGAGGGTAATTGATGCTCATCAAGCTGCCCCTCAAGCAGCACTAATCAGGAGATTGAATCGAATCATTCTCCGATGGAGTAACTATTACTCAACAGTAGTCTCTAAAGAAGTGTTGAATAAATTGGATTACCTGCTATTCGGAAAGCTGAGAAGATGGGCAAATCGCCGTCATCCCCATCAGAGCGAAAAATGGGTGGCTAACAAATACTGGCAGAGTATTGATAACAGAAATTGGGCTTTTGCTGTACGAGGACATGAGGAAATAGCCTTATTCAAACATTCCCAGATACATATATTTAGGTATGTTAAAGGAAAAGAGGCAGCCTCTGCTGAGGATGGCAATTTAAGCTATGGGAGTACAGCCAATTGTGGAAATTATCAGTGA
- a CDS encoding DUF1815 family protein, translated as MFIRLAEQHRKFVQDLVMNLQALAIVLERRGYLASCYTCGGQMNSASFMVSLSENHLIRFLVSDYGITWTEMRDDRELMKLEGAEAIAQLEELASLVKHDILGPAAVPQSIHQG; from the coding sequence ATGTTTATCAGACTTGCGGAGCAACATCGAAAATTCGTTCAGGATTTGGTGATGAATCTCCAAGCCCTAGCTATTGTGCTGGAACGACGGGGCTACCTGGCTTCCTGCTATACTTGTGGGGGTCAAATGAACAGCGCCTCATTTATGGTCAGCCTGAGTGAAAATCATCTGATCCGGTTTTTGGTGTCGGATTATGGGATTACCTGGACGGAGATGCGCGACGATCGCGAATTGATGAAGTTGGAAGGCGCAGAGGCGATCGCTCAATTAGAGGAACTCGCGAGTCTGGTCAAGCATGATATACTCGGACCGGCGGCTGTACCCCAAAGCATTCATCAGGGATAA
- a CDS encoding DUF2839 domain-containing protein — protein MATSWLSLTILPWVPITKTQSEQFMQWTTKGAWFGISFLVIFWLTIRLVGPALGWWTVD, from the coding sequence ATGGCGACATCTTGGCTTAGTTTAACTATCTTGCCTTGGGTACCGATTACTAAAACCCAAAGTGAACAGTTTATGCAATGGACTACTAAGGGGGCTTGGTTTGGGATTAGCTTTTTAGTGATTTTTTGGCTAACTATTCGGTTGGTTGGTCCGGCTTTGGGCTGGTGGACGGTTGATTAG
- a CDS encoding alpha/beta fold hydrolase, which produces MTGLESGWEHLYVETNNIHLHSVTQGQGELVVLLHGFPEFWYAWRYQIPALSRYFKVVVPDLRGYNDSDKPESGYDLDTLSQDIRGLIQRLGYAKAHIVGHDCGGAIAWNLAQKFPESVNRLAILNAPPPHRLVQELMGNFDQIRRSWLVLAFQVPGVPEWLIQQNLKEFIRGFLREHAIRKGAFSAEETEIYQAALEKPGVLRSAINYYRQLLQPAGLFSSWMRPPQINVPTLVLWGEDDSFLSQKLVEGLDKLITAPFRLQLVADCGHWMQQEVPQLVNRELLSFLRN; this is translated from the coding sequence ATGACAGGTTTGGAGTCTGGGTGGGAACACCTATATGTTGAAACTAATAACATTCACCTTCATTCTGTGACCCAAGGACAAGGTGAATTAGTTGTTTTGTTACATGGTTTTCCTGAGTTTTGGTATGCTTGGCGTTACCAAATTCCGGCGCTTTCTCGTTATTTTAAAGTAGTTGTGCCTGATTTGCGGGGTTACAATGACTCAGATAAACCGGAAAGTGGTTATGATCTCGATACCCTCAGCCAAGATATCCGAGGGTTAATTCAGCGCTTGGGATATGCAAAAGCCCATATTGTGGGTCATGATTGTGGGGGTGCGATCGCCTGGAATTTAGCCCAAAAATTTCCAGAATCAGTTAACCGTTTAGCTATTTTAAACGCACCGCCTCCCCATAGGTTGGTTCAGGAACTTATGGGTAATTTTGATCAAATTCGTCGCAGTTGGTTGGTCTTAGCTTTTCAAGTTCCGGGGGTTCCTGAATGGCTAATTCAGCAAAATTTGAAAGAGTTTATCCGTGGTTTTCTGCGAGAACACGCTATCCGCAAGGGGGCTTTTAGTGCGGAGGAAACCGAAATTTATCAGGCGGCGTTAGAGAAGCCGGGAGTATTGCGATCGGCAATTAATTACTATCGTCAACTTCTGCAACCAGCCGGTTTATTTTCCAGTTGGATGCGTCCGCCCCAAATCAATGTACCCACATTGGTACTATGGGGAGAAGATGATTCATTTCTTAGCCAGAAACTGGTTGAGGGTTTAGATAAGTTAATTACCGCACCTTTTCGACTACAATTAGTTGCCGACTGTGGACACTGGATGCAGCAGGAAGTTCCGCAACTGGTTAACCGGGAATTATTGAGTTTTCTCAGGAACTAA
- the recA gene encoding recombinase RecA → MASKTETSEKQKALNSVLNQIEKNFGKGSIVRLGDSARMKVETISSGALTLDLALGGGLPRGRVIEIYGPESSGKTTLALHAIAEIQKTGGIAAFVDAEHALDPTYAAALGVDIENLLVSQPDTGEMALEIVDQLVRSVAVDIVVVDSVAALVPRAEIEGDMGDSHMGLQARLMSQALRKITGNIGKSGCTVIFLNQLRQKIGIVYGNPETTTGGNALKFYASVRLDIRRTQTLKKGSDEYGIRAKVKVAKNKVAPPFRIAEFDIIFGQGISTIGCLIDLAEETGVIKRKGSWYSYNNDNIGQGRDRTITYMEENPEFTKKIDDEVRAALAGGAVVSATSVVKLDDNDVETDDHDLEDVDDNTDEE, encoded by the coding sequence ATGGCCAGCAAAACCGAGACCTCCGAAAAGCAGAAAGCCCTAAATTCAGTCCTTAACCAAATCGAAAAGAATTTTGGTAAGGGGTCTATTGTCCGCCTAGGAGACTCCGCCCGCATGAAGGTGGAAACTATCTCCAGTGGCGCACTCACCTTGGATTTGGCCCTAGGTGGTGGTTTGCCCAGGGGAAGGGTGATTGAAATTTATGGCCCGGAAAGTTCCGGTAAAACTACCCTGGCGCTTCATGCGATCGCGGAAATCCAAAAAACTGGCGGAATAGCAGCTTTTGTGGACGCTGAACACGCCCTCGATCCTACCTATGCAGCGGCGCTGGGAGTAGATATTGAAAACCTCCTAGTTTCCCAACCTGACACCGGGGAAATGGCTTTAGAAATAGTAGATCAATTGGTGCGATCGGTGGCGGTTGATATTGTAGTGGTAGACTCCGTAGCTGCTTTAGTTCCCCGCGCGGAAATTGAAGGGGATATGGGCGATTCTCACATGGGACTACAGGCGCGGTTAATGAGTCAAGCCCTGCGGAAAATTACCGGAAATATCGGTAAATCGGGCTGTACGGTCATTTTCCTGAATCAGTTACGCCAAAAAATTGGTATTGTCTACGGCAACCCAGAAACTACCACGGGGGGGAATGCGCTTAAATTCTACGCCTCGGTCCGTCTTGATATTCGCCGCACCCAAACTCTGAAAAAAGGCTCGGACGAGTATGGCATTCGCGCTAAAGTTAAAGTGGCTAAAAATAAGGTCGCGCCACCCTTCCGAATTGCTGAATTTGATATTATTTTTGGACAGGGGATCTCAACTATCGGTTGTTTGATTGACCTCGCAGAAGAAACGGGAGTGATTAAACGCAAGGGCTCCTGGTATAGCTATAACAACGATAACATCGGTCAAGGACGCGATCGCACCATTACCTATATGGAGGAAAACCCAGAATTTACCAAAAAGATTGATGATGAAGTCCGTGCCGCTTTAGCCGGGGGTGCAGTTGTATCAGCCACCTCCGTTGTTAAACTCGATGATAATGATGTCGAAACAGATGATCATGATCTTGAAGACGTTGACGACAATACTGATGAAGAATAA
- a CDS encoding type II toxin-antitoxin system VapC family toxin — MSKVIVLDTHIWIWLITQEFERFPAHWCDQIYAADEVGISPVSCYEVAVAYKKGRLELPCPVNEWLHEALTPTGISLMPLNAEVACQAVNLSAIHKDPFDRIIIATALVYQGQLASVDRQFTRYPELTDYLMR, encoded by the coding sequence ATGTCTAAAGTGATTGTCCTAGATACCCATATATGGATTTGGCTGATTACACAAGAGTTTGAAAGATTTCCGGCTCATTGGTGTGACCAAATTTATGCTGCTGACGAAGTTGGTATTTCCCCAGTATCTTGTTATGAAGTCGCAGTAGCTTACAAAAAAGGAAGGTTAGAGTTACCCTGTCCAGTAAATGAGTGGCTACATGAAGCCCTAACGCCCACAGGTATTAGTCTGATGCCTTTGAATGCGGAAGTCGCTTGTCAAGCGGTGAATTTATCTGCGATTCATAAAGACCCTTTTGATAGGATAATCATAGCAACGGCGTTAGTTTATCAAGGTCAATTAGCAAGTGTCGATCGCCAGTTTACTAGATATCCCGAATTAACAGATTATTTAATGAGATAA
- the nagA gene encoding N-acetylglucosamine-6-phosphate deacetylase, giving the protein MMNESLPPNDVSVDLINSQILGKPGLHTLQIRDGVVKAIATKPDPAAAVVDVGGDWISLGGIDLQINGGLGLAFPELTGENYQQLQGICEYLWDQGVDGFLPTIVTTTVEKFRRSLATLGEFQPDGKDGKHSAAEILGVHLEGPFLNVQKRGAHPQNCLLPPTTDNVKRVLGDYGKVVKVMTLAPELDPTGTVIPYLRSLGIIVSLGHSQANLTVADEAFNQGATMVTHAFNAMPPLHHREPGLLGAALCRSEVFCGAIADGHHVCPTMLEVLLRGSKGEIFVVSDALAPLGLADGVYPWDDRRIEVTGGVARLEDGTLAGTTLSLLRGAENLVRWGICSAAEAIALVTETPRRAIRLSTEIIGQPITRLLRWTEEQGCLRGQRLRIGSKIDNYLPSLNC; this is encoded by the coding sequence ATGATGAATGAAAGCCTCCCGCCTAATGATGTGTCAGTAGATTTAATTAACAGTCAGATTCTAGGTAAACCTGGATTACATACCCTACAAATTCGTGATGGTGTAGTTAAGGCGATCGCCACGAAACCAGACCCCGCCGCCGCAGTGGTTGATGTAGGTGGAGATTGGATTTCCCTAGGGGGGATAGATTTACAGATTAATGGTGGGTTAGGGTTAGCTTTCCCGGAGTTAACGGGGGAGAATTATCAACAACTGCAAGGTATTTGTGAGTATTTATGGGATCAGGGGGTTGATGGATTTTTGCCTACCATAGTGACAACCACCGTAGAGAAATTTAGGCGATCGCTGGCTACCCTAGGGGAATTTCAACCAGACGGGAAGGACGGGAAGCACTCGGCGGCGGAGATTTTAGGAGTTCATCTTGAGGGACCATTTCTGAATGTGCAAAAACGGGGCGCACATCCTCAAAATTGTCTATTACCCCCAACCACAGATAATGTCAAACGGGTTCTAGGGGATTATGGGAAGGTGGTTAAGGTGATGACTCTAGCGCCAGAATTAGACCCCACCGGGACAGTTATCCCCTATTTGAGGAGTTTAGGCATTATCGTCAGTCTCGGTCACTCTCAGGCTAATTTAACTGTGGCTGATGAAGCATTTAACCAGGGGGCGACAATGGTAACTCATGCTTTTAATGCCATGCCTCCCCTACACCACCGGGAACCAGGACTATTGGGGGCGGCTTTATGTCGCTCAGAGGTATTTTGTGGGGCGATCGCTGATGGACATCATGTTTGTCCAACCATGCTGGAGGTACTGTTACGGGGGAGTAAGGGTGAGATTTTTGTGGTTAGTGATGCTTTAGCGCCTTTGGGATTGGCGGATGGTGTTTATCCGTGGGATGACCGGCGCATTGAGGTGACAGGGGGGGTGGCTCGGCTGGAGGATGGAACTTTGGCGGGAACTACTTTATCGCTGTTGAGGGGAGCGGAAAATTTAGTCAGGTGGGGGATCTGTTCTGCTGCTGAGGCGATCGCTTTAGTAACAGAAACTCCACGTCGAGCGATCAGATTATCAACGGAAATCATCGGTCAACCAATAACCCGATTATTGCGATGGACAGAGGAGCAGGGATGTCTGAGGGGACAAAGGTTGAGAATTGGATCTAAAATAGACAACTATCTCCCCTCCCTAAACTGTTAG
- a CDS encoding NADP-dependent isocitrate dehydrogenase: MYEKITPPDTGEKITFSDGEPIVPDNPIIPFIRGDGTGVDLWPATERVIDAAVAKAYGGDRQISWFKIYAGDEACEQYGTYQYLPEDTLTAIREYGVAIKGPLTTPIGGGIRSLNVALRQINDLYTCVRPCRYYPGTPSPHKHPEQLDVIIYRENTEDIYLGIEWREGTEIAQKLIDTLNNELIPATPEHGKKQIRLDSGIGIKPISKIGSQRLVRRAIKHALRLPKNKQMVTLVHKGNIMKYTEGAFRDWGYELATTEFREECITERESWILGNKEHKPDISLEDNARQVEPGFDALTPEKRQEICDEVKGVLEALWESHGNGKWKDKIMVNDRIADSIFQQIQTRPSEYSILATMNLNGDYLSDAAAAMVGGLGMGPGANIGDTCAVFEATHGTAPKHAGLDRVNPGSLILSGVMMLEYMGWQEAADLIKKGLGAAISNREVTYDLARLMEPPAEPLKCSEFAEAIIRNF; the protein is encoded by the coding sequence ATGTACGAAAAAATTACCCCCCCCGATACAGGCGAGAAAATCACCTTCTCTGACGGAGAACCCATTGTTCCCGATAACCCAATTATTCCCTTCATTCGGGGCGACGGCACGGGTGTAGACCTCTGGCCAGCGACAGAACGAGTGATTGACGCAGCAGTGGCCAAAGCCTACGGCGGCGATCGCCAGATCAGTTGGTTTAAAATTTACGCTGGGGACGAAGCCTGCGAACAATACGGCACTTATCAATATTTACCGGAAGACACGCTGACGGCAATCCGAGAATATGGTGTGGCTATCAAAGGCCCCCTAACCACCCCCATAGGCGGCGGCATCAGATCCCTGAACGTGGCGCTACGGCAAATTAATGACCTATATACCTGCGTCCGTCCCTGTCGCTACTATCCTGGTACTCCCTCCCCCCACAAACACCCGGAACAACTCGATGTGATCATCTATCGGGAAAACACAGAAGACATATACTTAGGGATTGAATGGCGCGAGGGTACGGAAATCGCCCAAAAACTCATCGACACCCTCAACAATGAGCTAATTCCGGCTACCCCGGAACATGGCAAAAAACAGATCCGCCTAGACTCGGGTATCGGTATTAAACCGATCAGTAAAATCGGTTCCCAACGGCTAGTCCGTCGCGCCATTAAACACGCGCTGCGCCTCCCCAAAAATAAGCAAATGGTGACTCTGGTGCATAAGGGCAATATCATGAAATACACGGAGGGGGCTTTCCGAGACTGGGGTTATGAACTAGCAACTACGGAGTTTCGCGAAGAATGTATCACTGAACGAGAATCATGGATCCTCGGCAACAAAGAACATAAACCCGACATCTCCCTGGAAGATAACGCGCGCCAGGTAGAACCGGGTTTTGATGCGCTGACCCCAGAAAAACGCCAAGAAATCTGCGATGAGGTGAAGGGGGTTCTGGAGGCGCTATGGGAAAGTCACGGTAATGGTAAATGGAAAGATAAAATTATGGTCAACGATCGCATCGCTGACAGCATCTTCCAACAAATCCAAACCCGTCCTAGCGAATACTCTATCCTGGCTACCATGAACCTTAACGGAGACTACCTATCGGACGCAGCCGCCGCTATGGTAGGAGGGTTGGGTATGGGACCAGGTGCGAACATTGGTGACACCTGCGCGGTATTTGAAGCTACCCACGGTACAGCACCTAAACACGCTGGACTCGATCGCGTTAACCCCGGTTCGTTAATCCTATCGGGAGTGATGATGTTAGAATATATGGGCTGGCAAGAAGCAGCAGACCTGATTAAAAAAGGTCTGGGGGCGGCGATTTCTAACCGTGAGGTAACTTATGATCTGGCCCGACTCATGGAACCCCCGGCTGAACCCCTCAAGTGTTCAGAATTCGCCGAAGCTATCATTCGCAACTTCTAA
- a CDS encoding SGNH/GDSL hydrolase family protein, which produces MLIPLKTIPAWVMLSLIGNGILTLVIVLLLLRGQSLSDTSQAQAQPSEEKQVGAAVQTQQTHEVQPNGTNSSFQPPYRLTYEDSVEQLKEKALLAAQNRPARLTILAGDSLSLWFPPELLPPGRTWLNQGISGETSAGLLRRLKVFDLTQPETVFIMIGINDLLRGIDDQTVLANWREIIRDVQWVHPSAQVVVQSILPHSDQNASWEGRDRLLKIPNRRIRRLNRELEAIAIANGAYFLDLHPLFTDEKGNLRPELSTDGLHLNDRGYLVWSTGLQFFSHKTLGSP; this is translated from the coding sequence GTGTTGATTCCGTTAAAAACTATTCCAGCTTGGGTGATGTTATCCCTCATCGGTAACGGGATACTAACTCTGGTGATTGTCCTACTATTGCTAAGGGGACAATCATTATCCGACACTTCCCAAGCCCAAGCGCAACCCTCAGAAGAAAAACAAGTTGGTGCAGCAGTACAAACCCAACAGACCCATGAAGTTCAGCCTAACGGCACTAACTCCTCATTTCAGCCACCATATCGCTTGACCTACGAAGATTCGGTAGAACAGCTAAAAGAAAAAGCACTTCTCGCGGCTCAGAATCGCCCCGCGCGCCTAACCATTTTAGCCGGAGATTCATTAAGTTTATGGTTTCCCCCTGAACTATTACCCCCAGGGAGAACCTGGTTAAATCAAGGTATATCCGGGGAAACCTCGGCGGGATTACTACGACGACTCAAGGTGTTTGACCTGACCCAACCAGAAACTGTATTTATCATGATCGGTATCAATGACCTGTTACGGGGAATTGACGATCAAACGGTTTTAGCCAACTGGCGGGAAATTATTAGAGATGTGCAATGGGTTCATCCCAGCGCTCAAGTGGTCGTTCAGTCGATTTTACCCCACAGCGATCAAAATGCTAGTTGGGAAGGACGCGATCGCCTACTTAAAATTCCTAATCGTCGTATACGCCGACTTAATAGAGAATTAGAAGCGATCGCGATCGCCAATGGTGCTTATTTCCTAGACCTACATCCTCTATTCACCGACGAAAAAGGAAACCTGCGCCCGGAACTCAGCACCGATGGTCTACATCTCAATGATCGTGGCTATTTAGTCTGGAGTACCGGATTACAATTTTTTAGCCACAAAACACTAGGTTCCCCCTAA
- a CDS encoding reverse transcriptase N-terminal domain-containing protein yields MRNQSQSRRAFVWKAIPWAKVQRKVFKLQKRIYQAAKSGQDAKARRWQRLLVKSYYARLLAVRL; encoded by the coding sequence TTGAGAAATCAAAGCCAATCAAGACGTGCGTTTGTATGGAAGGCTATCCCATGGGCTAAGGTCCAACGGAAAGTTTTCAAGCTCCAAAAGAGGATATACCAAGCAGCTAAATCCGGGCAGGATGCAAAGGCTAGAAGGTGGCAACGTCTACTGGTGAAGTCATATTATGCTCGACTCTTAGCAGTGCGGCTGTAG